A portion of the Mycobacterium paraseoulense genome contains these proteins:
- the nuoI gene encoding NADH-quinone oxidoreductase subunit NuoI, with protein sequence MAKFLDAVAGFGVTFGSMFKKHVTEEYPEKPGPVAPRYHGRHQLNRYPDGLEKCIGCELCAWACPADAIYVEGADNTEELRYSPGERYGRVYQINYLRCIGCGLCIEACPTRALTMTNDYEMADDNRADLIYEKDRLLAPLLQDMTAPPHPRAPGATDKDYYQGNVTADGLREIQQAGDSR encoded by the coding sequence GTGGCTAAGTTCTTGGACGCCGTGGCCGGATTCGGCGTGACGTTCGGATCGATGTTCAAAAAGCACGTCACCGAGGAGTATCCGGAGAAGCCGGGCCCCGTCGCGCCGCGCTACCACGGCCGCCACCAGCTCAACCGCTACCCGGACGGCCTGGAGAAGTGCATCGGGTGCGAGCTGTGCGCCTGGGCCTGCCCGGCAGACGCGATCTACGTCGAGGGCGCGGACAACACCGAAGAGCTGCGGTACTCACCCGGCGAACGCTACGGCCGGGTCTACCAGATCAACTATCTGCGCTGCATCGGCTGCGGGTTGTGCATCGAGGCGTGCCCCACCCGGGCCCTGACGATGACCAACGACTACGAGATGGCCGACGACAACCGCGCCGACCTGATCTACGAAAAGGACCGGCTGCTCGCGCCGCTGCTGCAAGACATGACCGCGCCGCCGCACCCCCGGGCGCCCGGCGCCACCGACAAGGACTACTACCAGGGCAACGTCACGGCCGACGGCCTGCGCGAGATCCAACAGGCCGGAGACTCCCGGTGA
- the nuoH gene encoding NADH-quinone oxidoreductase subunit NuoH: MTAFGHDPWWLVLGKALAIFVFLMLNVLVAILLERKILGWMQLRPGPNRAGPWGALQSLADGIKLALKETITPGGVDKFVYFAAPVISTIPAFTAFAFIPFGPVVSVFGHRTPLQLTDLPVAVLFILGLSAIGVYGIVLGGWASGSTYPLLGGVRSTAQVISYEVAMGLSFAAVFLFAGTMSTSQIVAAQDRVWYVFLLLPSFVIYLISMVGETNRAPFDLPEAEGELVAGFHTEYSSLKFAMFMLAEYVNMMTVSSLATALFFGGWHAPWPINMWAGANTGWWPVLWFTAKMWTFLFIYFWLRASLPRLRYDQFMGLGWKLLIPASLVWVLIAAVIRTLQNQGYAHWTPLLVACSIVFATALVLLLRKPFATPGIRALERQLRRQAKQLPAGQPPAPVFPTPPLPMKSLAAASKEKARG, translated from the coding sequence CTGACCGCCTTCGGTCACGACCCCTGGTGGCTGGTGCTGGGCAAGGCGCTGGCCATCTTCGTGTTCCTCATGCTCAACGTGCTGGTCGCGATCCTGCTCGAACGCAAGATCCTCGGCTGGATGCAGCTTCGGCCCGGCCCCAACCGGGCGGGCCCGTGGGGCGCCCTGCAGAGCCTGGCCGACGGAATCAAGTTGGCGCTCAAGGAAACCATCACCCCGGGCGGCGTCGACAAGTTCGTCTACTTCGCGGCGCCGGTCATCTCCACCATTCCCGCGTTCACCGCCTTCGCCTTCATCCCGTTCGGGCCGGTGGTGTCGGTGTTCGGCCACCGCACACCGCTGCAGCTCACCGACCTCCCGGTCGCGGTGCTGTTCATCCTCGGGTTGTCGGCGATCGGGGTGTACGGCATCGTGCTGGGCGGCTGGGCATCCGGGTCCACCTATCCGCTGCTGGGCGGCGTGCGCTCCACCGCGCAGGTCATCTCCTACGAGGTGGCGATGGGGTTGTCGTTCGCGGCGGTGTTCCTCTTCGCCGGCACCATGTCGACGTCGCAGATCGTCGCGGCGCAGGACCGCGTCTGGTACGTGTTCCTGCTGCTGCCGTCGTTCGTCATCTACCTGATCTCGATGGTCGGCGAAACCAACCGGGCGCCATTCGATCTGCCCGAGGCCGAGGGCGAGCTGGTGGCGGGATTCCACACCGAGTACTCGTCGCTGAAGTTCGCGATGTTCATGCTGGCCGAGTACGTCAACATGATGACGGTGTCGTCCCTGGCCACCGCGTTGTTCTTCGGCGGGTGGCATGCGCCGTGGCCGATCAACATGTGGGCGGGGGCCAACACCGGGTGGTGGCCGGTGCTGTGGTTCACCGCCAAGATGTGGACCTTCCTGTTCATCTACTTCTGGCTGCGGGCCTCATTGCCCCGGCTGCGCTACGACCAGTTCATGGGGCTGGGCTGGAAGCTGCTGATCCCGGCCTCGCTGGTCTGGGTGTTGATCGCGGCGGTGATCCGCACGCTGCAGAACCAGGGGTATGCCCATTGGACCCCGTTGCTGGTGGCCTGCAGCATCGTGTTCGCCACGGCGCTGGTGCTGTTGCTGCGAAAACCGTTCGCCACACCCGGGATTCGCGCGCTGGAGCGCCAGCTCCGCCGGCAGGCCAAACAACTCCCGGCCGGACAGCCGCCCGCACCGGTATTCCCGACACCGCCGCTGCCGATGAAGTCCCTGGCGGCTGCGAGCAAGGAGAAAGCACGTGGCTAA
- a CDS encoding NADH-quinone oxidoreductase subunit J produces the protein MASDLASDTIVRTSTGEAVAFWVLGALALIGAIGVVLAVNAVYSAMFLAMTMIILAVFYMIQDALFLGVVQVVVYTGAVMMLFLFVLMLIGVDSAESLKETLHGQRIAAALAGVGFGVLLIAAIGAGATRGFAGLTTANANGNVEGLAALIFSRYVWAFELTSALLITAAIGAMVLAHRERFERRKTQRELSQERFQPGGHPTPMPSPGVYARHNAVDVAALLPDGSYSELSVSPILRSRGADGEQTPSRQASPSLSQGGAS, from the coding sequence CTGGCTTCGGATCTGGCTTCCGACACCATCGTCCGCACCTCCACCGGCGAAGCGGTGGCGTTCTGGGTGCTGGGCGCGCTGGCGCTGATCGGCGCGATCGGGGTGGTGCTGGCGGTCAACGCGGTGTACTCGGCGATGTTCCTGGCGATGACGATGATCATCCTCGCGGTGTTCTACATGATCCAGGACGCGCTCTTCCTGGGCGTCGTCCAAGTCGTGGTCTACACCGGCGCGGTGATGATGCTGTTCCTGTTCGTGCTGATGCTGATCGGCGTGGACTCCGCGGAATCCCTGAAGGAGACGCTGCACGGACAGCGCATCGCCGCGGCGCTGGCCGGGGTCGGGTTCGGCGTGCTGCTGATCGCCGCCATCGGCGCCGGCGCGACCCGGGGCTTCGCGGGGCTGACCACCGCCAACGCCAACGGCAACGTGGAAGGGCTTGCGGCGCTGATCTTCTCCCGGTACGTGTGGGCGTTCGAACTCACCAGCGCGCTGCTCATCACCGCGGCCATCGGGGCGATGGTGCTGGCACACCGCGAGCGTTTCGAGCGCCGCAAGACGCAACGGGAGCTTTCCCAGGAGCGATTCCAGCCCGGGGGGCACCCGACCCCGATGCCCAGCCCCGGCGTGTACGCGCGCCACAACGCGGTCGACGTGGCCGCGCTGCTGCCGGACGGGTCGTATTCGGAGCTGTCGGTGTCGCCGATCCTGCGTAGCCGCGGCGCCGACGGCGAGCAGACCCCTTCCCGTCAGGCGAGCCCGAGTTTGTCACAGGGCGGTGCGTCGTGA
- the nuoK gene encoding NADH-quinone oxidoreductase subunit NuoK, whose amino-acid sequence MNPANYLYLSALLFTIGASGVLLRRNAIVMFMCVELMLNAVNLAFVTFARMHGHLDGQMIAFFTMVVAACEVVVGLAIIMTIFRARKSASVDDANLLKG is encoded by the coding sequence GTGAATCCGGCCAATTACCTGTACCTTTCGGCCCTGCTGTTCACCATCGGGGCCTCGGGCGTGCTGCTGCGGCGCAACGCCATCGTGATGTTCATGTGCGTCGAGCTGATGCTGAACGCCGTCAACCTGGCCTTCGTCACGTTCGCGCGGATGCACGGGCACCTGGACGGACAGATGATCGCGTTCTTCACGATGGTGGTGGCCGCGTGCGAGGTCGTCGTCGGCCTGGCGATCATCATGACCATTTTCCGTGCTCGCAAATCGGCGTCGGTGGACGACGCGAACCTACTCAAAGGCTGA